In Populus nigra chromosome 10, ddPopNigr1.1, whole genome shotgun sequence, the following proteins share a genomic window:
- the LOC133705467 gene encoding uncharacterized protein LOC133705467 isoform X2, with the protein MAGGSHPKSSTQKPPPSSSSSTPAPDRKSRWESTATNNNNPQPRQSNQKLHKPNPTPKPNTGPSPKPATSTACPIQPPQVPPFPFPDLGPPPPPTYGFHMLERRTIVLANGSVRSYLALPPDYQDFPRPPLPPRFLHRGGHLDFLPTGPRFPPSNPDALGFQNQNQNQNKRKFDEESVKQGNSSSSYSNWKNYTLGPDNRVSGTTSVAGEMRAGKQMRIGSGDDVGLANRNNNRNFDEVNQSELKKAFFHFVKVINENETDRKKYLEDGKQGRLRCVACGRSSKDFPDMHALIMHTYSSDNADVRVDHLGLHKALCILMRWNYSMPPDNSKAYQFLPADEAGANQDDLIMWPPMVIIHNTIRVKSKDGRMEGLGNRSMDSKMRGRASHFASVLEDAGNLLYPNTPPCTFC; encoded by the exons ATGGCAGGTGGCTCCCACCCCAAATCCTCGACTCAAAAACCCCccccctcctcctcttcctccacCCCTGCCCCCGACCGCAAATCCCGTTGGGAATCCACCGccaccaacaacaacaatccACAACCACGGCAATCCAACCAGAAACTCCATAAACCAAACCCTACCCCAAAGCCCAACACTGGCCCATCCCCCAAGCCCGCTACTTCTACTGCATGCCCAATCCAACCTCCACAAGTCCCTCCGTTCCCATTCCCAGACCTTGGGCCTCCTCCACCACCTACATACGGCTTTCACATGCTTGAACGCCGCACTATTGTGCTCGCCAACGGCAGCGTCCGCTCTTACTTAGCTCTCCCACCAGATTACCAAGACTTCCCTCGTCCTCCTCTTCCGCCGCGGTTCCTTCACCGGGGGGGCCACCTCGACTTTCTCCCCACTGGGCCCCGCTTCCCTCCATCGAACCCTGATGCGTTAGGTTTTCAAAAccagaatcaaaatcaaaataagaggAAATTTGATGAGGAATCAGTGAAGCAAGGgaatagtagtagtagttatTCAAATTGGAAAAATTACACTTTGGGGCCGGATAATCGAGTTTCCGGAACGACTAGTGTGGCGGGTGAAATGAGAGCAGGAAAGCAAATGAGGATTGGTAGTGGTGATGATGTAGGGTTGGCTAATAGAAATAATAACAGGAATTTTGATGAAGTGAACCAGAGTGAATTAAAGAAagccttttttcattttgtgaaGGTGATTAATGAGAATGAGACCGACAGAAAGAAGTATTTAGAGGATGGCAAGCAGGGGCGGCTTCGGTGTGTGGCTTGTGGCAG GTCTTCCAAAGACTTCCCAGACATGCATGCGCTTATAATGCACACGTATAGCTCAGATAATGCAGATGTGCGTGTGGATCACTTGGGCTTACATAAAGCTCTCTGTATTCTAATGAGATGGAATTATTCGATGCCTCCTGATAACTCAAAGGCCTATCAGTTCTTACCTGCTGATGAAGCAGGGGCAAACCAGGATGATTTGATTATGTGGCCACCAATGGTGATAATTCATAACACAATTAGAGTGAAGAGTAAAGATGGGCGAATGGAAGGTTTGGGAAACCGATCAATGGATAGCAAAATGAGAG GACGTGCTTCTCACTTTGCATCAGTTCTTGAAGATGCCGGTAACTTGCTATATCCCAATACACCACCGTGTACTTTTTGCTAA
- the LOC133705469 gene encoding photosystem II D1 precursor processing protein PSB27-H2, chloroplastic-like, translating to MAVLLGAKICSFVTFKTMNRTSKPDMDYKLNSRCNAVLSSQAALPSRRHVLVFSASFVTVLTLNCFLTPLQARAKEEEKDDGVAGAIKSLFDPNEKTKSGKLLPKAYLKAAREVVKNLRESLKEDTKDIAKFRRTADAAKESIREYLGSWRGQEKVVREESYVELEKAIRSLASFYSRAGPSAQLPEEVRSEILNDLNTAEEFL from the exons ATGGCTGTGCTTCTTGGAGCTAAAATATGCTCATTTGTCACTTTCAAGACAATGAACAGAACCTCTAAACCTGATATGGACT ACAAACTGAATTCTAGGTGTAATGCTGTTCTATCATCTCAAGCTGCTTTGCCAAGTCGTCGACATGTCTTGGTCTTTAGCGCTTCATTTGTTACAGTTCTGACCTTAAATTGCTTTCTTACACCATTACAAGCACGGGccaaagaggaagaaaaggacGACGGAGTCGCTGGGGCCATTAAATCATTGTTTGATCCTAATGAGAAAACAAAATCTGGGAAATTGTTGCCAAAGGCATACTTAAAGGCAGCAAGAGAAGTTGTGAAGAACCTCCGCGAGTCACTCAAGGAAGATACCAAGGATATTGCCAAGTTTAGACGGACTGCAGATGCAGCAAAGGAGTCCATCCGGGAATACCTGGGCAGTTGGAGGGGACAAGAAAAGGTAGTTCGTGAG GAATCATATGTAGAATTAGAGAAGGCAATTAGGTCTTTGGCCAGTTTCTATTCGAGGGCTGGTCCATCTGCACAACTCCCGGAAGAGGTTAGATCAGAGATATTGAATGATTTGAATACCGCTGAAGAATTTTTGTAG